A single window of Brachyhypopomus gauderio isolate BG-103 chromosome 21, BGAUD_0.2, whole genome shotgun sequence DNA harbors:
- the LOC143484899 gene encoding peptidase inhibitor 16 isoform X2, whose translation MAAVRPLHCAQLWLIVTVAANQISREDMDDIVDLHNMYRASVKPEAADMTRMTWCEECRVVAELYASECVWEHNPNVKNVLGENLYITTGTLNVTDVLMGWFKEREHYDYENNQCAENEMCGHYTQMVWAKTASVGCAALLCDTVQGLSFTNSILVVCNYKPPGNVQGHKPYQAGEPCSKCPEDRRACVDMSCDHVDIVPSTETEHVDIVPSTETEQSRNPEDTSPPVLGFSSLWLV comes from the exons ATGGCTGCAGTTAGACCCCTCCACTGTGCCCAGCTGTGGCTGATCGTGACTGTGGCGGCTAACCAGATCTCCAGGGAGGACATGGACGACATCGTGGACCTGCACAACATGTACCGGGCATCTGTGAAACCTGAAGCTGCTGACATGACACGCATG ACCTGGTGTGAAGAGTGCAGAGTGGTAGCAGAATTATACGCATCTGAGTGCGTATGGGAGCACAATCCTAATGTGAAGAACGTGTTAGGTGAGAACCTCTACATCACCACGGGAACCCTCAATGTCACCGATGTCCTGATGGGCTG GTTCAAGGAGCGTGAGCATTATGACTATGAGAATAACCAGTGTGCAGAGAATGAAATGTGTGGGCACTACACACAA ATGGTGTGGGCGAAGACTGCTAGTGTGGGCTGTGCAGCACTTTTGTGTGACACAGTTCAGGGTCTCAGCTTTACAAACTCCATTCTTGTAGTCTGCAATTACAAGCCTCC AGGTAACGTACAAGGGCATAAGCCATATCAGGCAGGAGAACCGTGCTCCAAATGCCCAGAAGATCGGAGAGCATGTGTGGACATGTCCTGTG ACCATGTGGACATCGTACCCAGTACAGAAACAGAGCACGTGGACATTGTACCCAGTACAGAAACAGAGCAG TCCCGTAATCCTGAAGACACTTCACCACCTGTTCTTGGATTTTCTTCACTTTGGCTGGTGTGA
- the LOC143484899 gene encoding peptidase inhibitor 16 isoform X1, whose protein sequence is MAAVRPLHCAQLWLIVTVAANQISREDMDDIVDLHNMYRASVKPEAADMTRMTWCEECRVVAELYASECVWEHNPNVKNVLGENLYITTGTLNVTDVLMGWFKEREHYDYENNQCAENEMCGHYTQMVWAKTASVGCAALLCDTVQGLSFTNSILVVCNYKPPGNVQGHKPYQAGEPCSKCPEDRRACVDMSCDHVDIVPSTETEHVDIVPSTETEQVDIIPSADTEHAENIPRTKTEHADNFTNTNREWELASNAATGTVVFATPSAVKLMLAGLVASLIL, encoded by the exons ATGGCTGCAGTTAGACCCCTCCACTGTGCCCAGCTGTGGCTGATCGTGACTGTGGCGGCTAACCAGATCTCCAGGGAGGACATGGACGACATCGTGGACCTGCACAACATGTACCGGGCATCTGTGAAACCTGAAGCTGCTGACATGACACGCATG ACCTGGTGTGAAGAGTGCAGAGTGGTAGCAGAATTATACGCATCTGAGTGCGTATGGGAGCACAATCCTAATGTGAAGAACGTGTTAGGTGAGAACCTCTACATCACCACGGGAACCCTCAATGTCACCGATGTCCTGATGGGCTG GTTCAAGGAGCGTGAGCATTATGACTATGAGAATAACCAGTGTGCAGAGAATGAAATGTGTGGGCACTACACACAA ATGGTGTGGGCGAAGACTGCTAGTGTGGGCTGTGCAGCACTTTTGTGTGACACAGTTCAGGGTCTCAGCTTTACAAACTCCATTCTTGTAGTCTGCAATTACAAGCCTCC AGGTAACGTACAAGGGCATAAGCCATATCAGGCAGGAGAACCGTGCTCCAAATGCCCAGAAGATCGGAGAGCATGTGTGGACATGTCCTGTG ACCATGTGGACATCGTACCCAGTACAGAAACAGAGCACGTGGACATTGTACCCAGTACAGAAACAGAGCAGGTGGACATCATTCCCAGTGCAGACACAGAGCATGCAGAAAATATACCCAGAACAAAGACAGAGCATGCAGACAATTTCACCAATACAAACAGAGAGTGGGAATTGGCCAGTAATGCAGCTACTGGCACAGTGGTGTTTGCAACCCCCTCAGCAGTTAAGCTGATGCTGGCTGGGCTAGTAGCTTCTCTCATATTGTAA
- the stk35 gene encoding serine/threonine-protein kinase 35 codes for MKHCTSALKLVFGEGASWSPAAGTRGVRRGRRRSQPHDANTKRDEWKVLRSLPLEDNDDDGDASAGRARVSGGDASAGRARVSGGSFGHLEDAATGAPRYSLLREVGRGSYGTVYEAVARRSGARVAVKKLRCDAPEKVELALAEFWALASLEKKHENVVQLEECILERNGMAQKMSHGNKRSKQYLQLVETSLKGECILDYPEESCYLWFVMEFCEGGDLNQYILSRRPDPCTNHSFMKQLTSAVAFLHKNSIVHRDLKPDNILISQKAGTPVAKVADFGLSKVCAALGWEEQGGPALAERSVNVNKYWLSSACGSDFYMAPEVWEGHYTAKADIFALGIIIWAMLERITFIDAESKRELLGTYVRQGGEIVPVGEALLENPRMVLHIPLKSRSGMSDGVRRLLRDMLAANPQDRPDAFQLELRMDQVTCAT; via the exons ATGAAACACTGCACCTCCGCCCTGAAACTTGTGTTTGGAGAGGGGGCGAGCTGGAGCCCCGCGGCGGGGACGAGGGGCGTGCGGCGGGGCCGGAGGAGATCTCAGCCCCACGACGCAAACACCAAACGGGACGAATGGAAAGTTTTGAGGTCGCTCCCCCTTGAAGACAACGACGACGACGGCGACGCGTCCGCGGGACGAGCCCGTGTCTCCGGCGGCGACGCGTCCGCGGGACGAGCCCGTGTCTCCGGCGGCTCGTTCGGGCACCTCGAGGACGCCGCGACCGGAGCGCCTCGGTACAGCCTGCTGCGGGAGGTCGGCCGGGGTAGCTACGGCACCGTGTACGAGGCCGTCGCCCGTAGATCCGGCGCCCGTGTGGCCGTGAAGAAGCTGCGCTGCGACGCGCCCGAGAAAGTGGAGCTCGCCCTGGCCGAATTTTGGGCCTTGGCTAGTTTGGAGAAGAAACACGAAAACGTCGTTCAACTGGAAGAGTGTATACTTGAAAGAAACGGAATGGCCCAGAAGATGAGCCACGGCAACAAACGGTCGAAACAGTATTTGCAGTTAGTGGAGACATCGCTGAAAG GTGAGTGCATCTTGGATTACCCCGAAGAGTCGTGCTACCTGTGGTTCGTCATGGAGTTCTGTGAGGGCGGCGACCTGAACCAGTACATCCTGTCCCGTCGACCCGACCCGTGCACCAACCACAGCTTCATGAAGCAGCTGACCAGCGCTGTGGCCTTTCTCCATAAGAACAGCATCGTCCACCGTGACCTCAAACCCGACAACATCCTCATCTCCCAGAAGGCCGGTACACCCGTCGCCAAGGTGGCTGATTTCGGCCTCAGCAAGGTGTGTGCTGCACTGGGCTGGGAAGAGCAGGGTGGCCCGGCTCTGGCCGAGCGCAGCGTCAACGTCAATAAGTACTGGCTGTCGTCAGCGTGCGGCTCGGACTTCTACATGGCTCCGGAGGTGTGGGAGGGCCACTACACGGCCAAGGCGGACATCTTCGCCTTGGGCATCATCATCTGGGCCATGCTGGAGCGCATCACGTTCATTGACGCAGAGTCGAAGCGTGAGCTCCTTGGCACGTACGTACGGCAGGGTGGCGAGATCGTGCCGGTGGGCGAGGCCCTGTTGGAGAACCCCCGCATGGTCCTGCACATCCCGCTGAAATCCCGCAGTGGCATGTCGGACGGCGTGCGACGCCTCCTGCGTGACATGCTGGCCGCCAACCCGCAGGATCGACCCGATGCCTTCCAACTGGAGCTCAGAATGGACCAGGTCACGTGCGCCACGTGA